A section of the Kluyveromyces lactis strain NRRL Y-1140 chromosome F complete sequence genome encodes:
- the ASI1 gene encoding putative ubiquitin-protein ligase ASI1 (similar to uniprot|P54074 Saccharomyces cerevisiae YMR119W ASI1 Putative integral membrane E3 ubiquitin ligase genetic interactions suggest a role in negative regulation of amino acid uptake): MANVTTPGNQSILAEFPYLDQTSHTLINSTSLLAQTINVPYQTFRSFVSSIAQRYASVHAHVEQPQVNENFTTSPDFFWMSVTYFLSGYAASCLFVAVILNRLMAMSSLRSTNQQLKLAPWAKVTFHMIALLSLGYALIQIGAQFRFYGEEQPAGSYMSICYGIVCLSHCIETFITTTANLKPLEESDYSLFELSSAFYQLSKSNATVDSYGYTCIICLLGRFIIHFVEIFNIRHYRIIFSTLLNVPFSVYMIYLQFTSNLSGIGSFQVFRVFKNGPKILSTSIVILSYLCYKLSCLVRMGNFGSRFGATSRVEELQFYSFWQNWTTYLNLSGEEDFYSVALKFAVFLCNPKQARTNGIHREFEDVTTPTSLHKSYLISGYLNKVDAVPAQELDFRRDLRSTSVWRLRISWYVTMVKYLIGWFKYFWKGNKGRNILEEPERNFNDFVTENNYVKFLHVKDEKDTDKFLLPEEDYTEDYVPLETEIEDVDDELEEYDEDEYDDNFNDVDDDFYSDTEGPIHGAGQERRINNRQLAMAQELFNPEQIQELIRSPNEMSWYLSTWAILNYENVTNERMLTRRRFARNNELGILREVMSERSPKIHEIHEHHLHDQDSDDEAVDLACVVCKTNTRNIILWPCKCFALCENCRMSLGLRGFNTCICCRREVSGYSKLNIV, from the coding sequence ATGGCGAATGTAACCACGCCCGGTAATCAGTCGATTCTAGCCGAGTTTCCTTATCTGGACCAAACTTCTCACACTCTTATCAATAGCACGTCACTTTTGGCTCAGACTATTAATGTGCCGTATCAAACGTTTAGATCGTTCGTTTCATCCATTGCCCAACGCTATGCCTCAGTTCATGCTCATGTGGAACAACCTCAGGTGAACGAAAACTTCACAACTTCACCtgatttcttttggatGTCGGTTACATATTTCCTTTCTGGATATGCTGCTAGTTGCTTGTTTGTTGCAGTTATTTTGAATAGGTTAATGGCTATGTCCAGTTTGAGGTCAACGAATCAACAGTTAAAATTGGCTCCTTGGGCGAAGGTCACTTTCCATATGATTGCATTGTTATCTTTAGGATACGCGCTTATACAAATTGGTGCTCAGTTTAGATTTTACGGAGAGGAACAACCAGCTGGTTCGTATATGTCCATTTGTTACGGAATTGTATGTCTATCACATTGCATTGAAACTTTCATAACTACCACCGCAAATTTAAAGCCTTTGGAAGAATCAGATTATTCGCTTTTCGAGTTGAGTAGCGCGTTCTATCAGCTAAGCAAGTCTAATGCAACAGTTGATTCATACGGATACACATGCATTATATGCCTTTTAGGTAGATTTATCATacattttgttgaaattttcaatattagGCATTACAGAATTATATTCTCTACATTGTTGAACGTTCCGTTTTCTGTCTATATGATTTACCTACAATTCACTTCAAATTTATCTGGTATAGGGTCCTTTCAAGTGTTTCGTGTGTTCAAAAATGGTCCAAAGATCTTATCCACTAGTATCGTCATCCTTTCTTATCTCTGCTATAAGCTATCCTGTTTGGTAAGGATGGGAAATTTTGGTTCACGTTTCGGAGCAACAAGTAGAGTGGAAGAGTTACAATTTTATTCATTTTGGCAAAATTGGACCACGTATTTGAACTTAAgtggtgaagaagattttTACTCTGTCGCCTTAAAGTTTGCCGTGTTCCTCTGTAATCCAAAACAGGCGAGAACTAATGGTATTCACAGAGAGTTCGAAGATGTTACAACTCCCACATCACTACACAAAAGCTACTTGATAAGCGGATATCTAAATAAGGTCGATGCGGTACCAGCACAGGAACTCGACTTTAGAAGAGATCTTCGATCAACTTCTGTTTGGAGATTAAGAATATCTTGGTATGTGACTATGGTCAAATATCTTATAGGTTGgttcaaatatttctgGAAGGGAAACAAGGGCCGTAACATTCTCGAAGAACCAGAACGaaatttcaatgacttTGTCACGGAGAACAACTATGTCAAATTCCTTCATGTAAAGGATGAAAAGGACACTGACAAATTTTTGTTACCGGAAGAGGACTACACAGAGGACTATGTTCCTTTGGAAACCGAAATAGAGGATGTCGATGATGAGTTGGAAGAATATGACGAAGACGAGTATGATGATAATTTTAACGATGTGGATGATGACTTCTATTCCGATACCGAAGGCCCCATACACGGAGCTGGCCaagaaagaaggataaATAATAGACAATTGGCTATGGCacaagaacttttcaatcCAGAACAAATCCAGGAATTGATCCGTTCGCCAAATGAAATGAGTTGGTACCTTTCTACGTGGGCCATACTGAACTACGAAAACGTTACAAATGAACGAATGTTGACCAGACGGAGGTTTGCAAGAAACAACGAATTAGGCATATTACGCGAAGTAATGTCAGAACGTTCTCCAAAGATACACGAAATACATGAACATCATTTGCATGATCAGGATTCTGACGATGAAGCGGTAGATCTTGCATGTGTTGTTTGTAAGACAAACACAAGAAACATAATTCTATGGCCATGTAAATGTTTTGCCCTTTGCGAAAACTGTAGGATGTCTTTGGGCCTTCGTGGATTCAATACCTGCATTTGTTGCAGGAGAGAAGTTTCTGGGTACAGCAAATTAAATATTGTTTAG
- the AAT2 gene encoding aspartate transaminase AAT2 (highly similar to uniprot|P23542 Saccharomyces cerevisiae YLR027C AAT2 Cytosolic aspartate aminotransferase involved in nitrogen metabolism localizes to peroxisomes in oleate-grown cells), giving the protein MSRTILNNIQELPGDALFAIKQRLAEDPRSAKVDLGIGAYRDEDGKPWVLPAVRKAETLIHSDASFNHEYLGIAGLPALTSGAAKVILGDDSSALAEKRVVSAQSLSGTGALHIAAKFIQKFLPGKLLYVSDPTWANHVSIFESQGVKTATYPYWDAATKSLDLEGFIKAIESSPRGSVFLLHACAHNPTGLDPTEAQWEKILSACVKNDIIPLFDSAYQGFASGSLTNDAFAVRLGVKKFAESAPIFICQSFAKNVGMYGERCGCIHLIVPRQESNVNVSTITKAVASQISKITRSEVSNPPAYGAKIVAKILNNAELTEQWHKDMVTMSQRITKMRHSLRDKLLELQTPGNWDHIVNQCGMFSYTGLTKPMVERLEKEHGVYMVASGRASIAGLNEKNVEHVAKAINEVVRHFNESSKL; this is encoded by the coding sequence atGTCCAGAACCATACTTAACAACATCCAAGAATTGCCAGGCGATGCTTTATTCGCTATCAAACAACGTTTAGCTGAAGACCCTAGATCTGCTAAGGTCGATTTGGGTATTGGTGCCTATAGAGATGAGGATGGTAAACCATGGGTATTACCAGCTGTTCGTAAAGCTGAAACATTGATCCATTCTGACGCATCTTTCAACCATGAATATTTGGGTATTGCCGGTTTACCTGCTTTGACTTCAGGTGCAGCCAAAGTGATCTTGGGCGATGATTCATCTGCTTTGGCTGAGAAAAGAGTTGTTTCTGCTCAGTCTCTATCCGGTACTGGTGCCTTACACATTGCAGCTAAATTCATCCAAAAGTTCTTACCTGGGAAGTTGTTGTATGTTTCTGATCCAACCTGGGCTAACCATGTCTCTATCTTTGAGTCACAAGGTGTCAAAACTGCTACGTATCCTTACTGGGATGCTGCTACCAAATCTTTGGATTTGGAAGGATTTATCAAGGCTATAGAATCAAGTCCAAGAGGCTCCGTGTTCTTGCTTCATGCTTGTGCTCATAATCCAACTGGTTTGGATCCAACCGAAGCTCAATGGGAGAAAATTCTCAGTGCCTGTGTGAAGAATGATATCATCCCATTGTTCGACTCTGCCTACCAGGGTTTCGCATCTGGTAGTCTAACGAATGATGCTTTTGCCGTCAGACTTGGTGTGAAGAAATTCGCTGAATCTGCTCCAATTTTCATCTGTCAATCATTTGCCAAGAATGTTGGTATGTACGGTGAACGTTGTGGATGCATTCATTTGATTGTTCCAAGACAAGAATCTAACGTTAATGTTTCCACTATTACCAAAGCTGTTGCATCTCAAATCAGTAAAATCACCAGATCAGAGGTTTCTAACCCTCCTGCTTACGGTGCCAAGATCGTTGCcaaaattttgaacaatgCTGAATTGACTGAACAATGGCATAAGGATATGGTTACAATGTCTCAAAGAATCACCAAAATGAGACACTCCTTACGTGACAAGTTACTCGAGTTACAGACTCCAGGTAACTGGGATCACATCGTCAACCAATGTGGTATGTTCTCTTACACCGGTTTAACAAAGCCAATGGTGGAAAGAttagaaaaagaacatgGTGTATACATGGTTGCTAGTGGTAGAGCTTCCATTGCTGGgttgaatgaaaagaacGTTGAACATGTGGCTAAGGCTATTAATGAAGTCGTTCGtcatttcaatgaatcATCCAAATTATAA
- a CDS encoding MDR family MFS transporter (weakly similar to uniprot|Q04301 Saccharomyces cerevisiae YMR088C VBA1 Permease of basic amino acids in the vacuolar membrane): MTDELQPLLSPVPQLPDQAAHDKNVEPLRDVNWIVFALFVGSYLAALDTTIVTTLLPTIASELDASNQMSWIATSYLLSCSAFQPLYGKLSDVFGRKPLLIWSNLCFGFGCILCGAPFTKSLWMLCIGRFIAGVGGGGLNSLSTITTSDIIPLRQRGVYQGMGNIVFALGCASGSLIGAFLQQRIGWRWAFLCQVPLSLLSCSLIMKFLNLPAGSPGRGLINLSNKKITTADVREHVDFTGSFTLITTMLLLMIILSVLDNPSHLTYGTWALFIVGLALAGYTFVSTELSVHNPMVPIRLLGSNRTVLASSLTNWFFTMSTFVLAYYVPVFWQTVYHLKPWNIGVRTVSNFFGIAIGSMMTGLYMKRTGKYKALSNTLNTVTVAGTLIVYLSTYNTEPKGLLEYFMLFLPGLGYASMLTITLLSLIASVDTSHQAQVTSIQYAFRAIGSTLGVSFAGLIYQSKLQTSLLRNIVENKTLNDKYSTHQLRKWCQTLLENNSFDVSFDPLLESLAKISFQGGSRLVLGFAVLASILGLLSSLFIREHVLHTDIQRR, translated from the coding sequence ATGACTGATGAATTGCAGCCTTTGTTATCACCCGTGCCACAGCTTCCTGACCAAGCAGCACATGACAAAAACGTAGAACCGCTGAGAGATGTTAATTGGATAGTATTCGCATTATTTGTTGGATCATATCTAGCAGCACTTGATACTACCATTGTAACTACTCTTTTACCTACGATTGCTTCAGAACTTGATGCATCCAATCAGATGTCATGGATTGCAACCTCGTATTTATTATCCTGCTCTGCTTTCCAGCCGTTGTATGGGAAGTTATCTGACGTCTTTGGGAGGAAACCATTGTTGATATGGTCAAATTTGTGTTTTGGATTCGGATGTATTCTATGCGGTGCTCCCTTTACGAAGAGCTTATGGATGTTATGTATTGGAAGATTTATTGCTGGTGTAGGTGGTGGTGGCTTGAATAGTTTGAGTACTATCACTACTAGTGATATTATTCCATTGAGACAGAGAGGTGTATACCAAGGTATGGGAAATATTGTATTTGCTCTTGGATGTGCTTCGGGTAGTTTGATTGGTGCATTTTTGCAACAGAGAATCGGGTGGAGATGGGCTTTCTTATGCCAAGTACCACTTTCGTTATTAAGCTGTTCCTTAATCatgaagtttttgaatttacCTGCGGGTTCTCCAGGTCGTGGGCTCATTAATTTGTCCAACAAGAAGATAACCACTGCCGATGTGCGAGAACATGTGGATTTCACTGGTAGTTTTACTTTAATCACTACCATGTTATTATTAATGATCATTTTATCCGTATTGGATAATCCCTCTCATTTAACTTACGGTACCTGGGCCCTTTTCATTGTCGGTTTGGCTCTGGCAGGGTATACTTTTGTTTCCACTGAACTATCAGTTCATAATCCTATGGTTCCAATAAGGCTTCTAGGATCGAACCGTACTGTCTTAGCTTCCAGTCTGACCAATTGGTTTTTCACCATGAGTACATTTGTATTAGCCTACTACGTGCCTGTTTTTTGGCAAACAGTATATCATTTGAAACCCTGGAATATTGGTGTCAGGACAGTCTCTAACTTTTTCGGTATTGCCATTGGTTCTATGATGACCGGTCTTTATATGAAGCGTACCGGCAAATATAAGGCACTGTCCAATACACTAAACACTGTGACAGTTGCGGGTACTCTTATCGTTTACTTATCGACCTATAACACAGAACCAAAAGGTCTCCTGGAGTACTTCATGTTATTCCTACCCGGATTGGGTTATGCTAGTATGTTAACAATAACACTGTTATCTTTAATTGCTAGTGTTGACACTTCACATCAAGCACAAGTTACCTCCATTCAATATGCCTTCAGAGCTATAGGCTCAACTCTTGGTGTATCTTTTGCTGGATTAATTTATCAATCCAAATTACAGACATCTCTTCTGCGTAACATTGTAGAAAACAAAACCTTGAATGATAAATACTCAACTCACCAATTGAGAAAGTGGTGCCAGACATTACTGGAAAACAATTCGTTCGATGTATCCTTCGACCCACTCTTAGAATCGCTGGCAAAAATTAGTTTCCAAGGCGGTAGTAGGTTGGTACTAGGTTTTGCCGTGCTAGCTAGTATCTTAGGGTTGTTGTCAAGCCTTTTCATAAGAGAGCACGTTTTACATACAGATATTCAAAGACGTTGA
- the SED5 gene encoding t-SNARE syntaxin (similar to uniprot|Q01590 Saccharomyces cerevisiae YLR026C SED5 Sed5p is a t-SNARE (soluble NSF attachment protein receptor) required in ER to Golgi transport) gives MSVDIRNRTIEFQKRCAIISKKNKANNASVASNNSIPNKSEFQKKASEIAHEIANTAVQLGKLSQLAKRKPLLNDNPVEIMELTFLIKRRIYTIENEIMELNKLQIGTKQHKQNVMTLLNTKMKNISGNFKDVLETRQKLELENQDRLERLTHVGGSDNKDSTNNTSSLVPAGASSNIIGHGYNNVNPFISNLIDDETNNTSSSANNGLTLPANGNLLLLEEQQDQRYLQERSNAIETIESTIQEVGNLFQQLAHMVQEQGETIQRIDDNVGDIEMNIHGAQRELLKYFDNISNNRWMAVKIFAIIFVFFLLWVLVN, from the coding sequence ATGTCAGTCGATATTCGAAATCGTACTATTGAGTTCCAGAAACGATGTGCGATCATatccaagaagaataagGCCAATAATGCGTCTGTTGCttcaaacaattcaatACCAAACAAATCTGAGTTCCAAAAAAAAGCATCAGAGATAGCACATGAGATCGCAAACACGGCTGTACAGTTGGGCAAGCTATCACAATTGGCGAAACGGAAACCGTTATTAAATGATAACCCTGTTGAGATAATGGAATTGACGTTTCTCATTAAGCGTCGTATCTACACCATCGAGAACGAAATAatggaattgaataaattaCAGATTGGCACTAAACAGCATAAACAGAACGTGATGACATTGCTCAATACCAAGATGAAAAACATAAGTGGGAATTTCAAGGATGTTTTGGAGACAAGACAGAAATTAGAGCTTGAGAATCAGGATAGATTAGAAAGATTGACGCATGTTGGTGGATCAGATAACAAAGATTCAACAAACAATACATCTTCATTGGTACCTGCAGGAGCCAGCAGCAACATTATAGGACATGGTTACAATAATGTGAATCCCTTCATAAGCAATTTGATTGACGATGAGACCAACAatacatcttcttctgcgAATAACGGTCTTACCCTTCCCGCCAACGGTAATCTATTACTATtagaagaacaacaagatcAGAGATATCTACAGGAAAGAAGTAATGCTATTGAAACCATTGAGAGTACGATACAGGAAGTCGGTAATCTTTTCCAACAATTGGCTCATATGGTACAAGAACAAGGAGAAACgattcaaagaattgacGATAATGTAGGAGACATTGAGATGAATATTCATGGAGCGCAGAGAGAATTACTAaaatattttgataatATCAGTAATAATAGATGGATGGCTGTGAAAATATTTGCGATTATATTTGTATTTTTCTTGTTATGGGTTTTAGTAAACTGA
- the SNF7 gene encoding ESCRT-III subunit protein SNF7 (weakly similar to uniprot|P39929 Saccharomyces cerevisiae YLR025W SNF7 Involved in derepression of SUC2 in response to glucose limitation involved in glucose derepression), with translation MWGYFFGTSKQQKELPKKAIVDLREHIQLLNKKQAHLQTQIDQQQQLAKKSLQSGNKNNAKTYLKKKKLYESQLDKLQSQIDSLDQQLYSIENANLNLETLKAMKQGASAMKNIHKGLDLDKVDDTMDEIREQVELNQEISEAISKPLILQDELDEDELDQELELLESENLQKEHIAPVPQQQIQQPSIDLPSVPDVKLSTPELNSAQADEEDEEEDEDERALRELQAEMGL, from the coding sequence ATGTGGGGCTATTTCTTCGGAACTTCCAAACAACAGAAAGAACTGCCTAAGAAGGCGATTGTCGACCTTAGAGAACATATCCAACTATTGAATAAGAAACAGGCGCATTTGCAAACACAGATAGatcagcagcaacaactTGCAAAGAAAAGTCTTCAATCTGGTAATAAGAATAATGCGAAGacttatttgaagaagaagaagctttaTGAATCACAGCTTGACAAACTACAATCACAGATAgattctttggatcaaCAACTTTACTCGATAGAAAATGctaatttgaatttggaaacTTTGAAGGCAATGAAACAAGGTGCATctgcaatgaaaaatatccaTAAGGGGCTAGATCTAGATAAAGTGGATGATACTATGGATGAAATCAGAGAACAAGTTGAACTAAACCAAGAAATCAGCGAGGCTATTTCTAAACCGTTGATATTACAAGATGAGTTGGACGAGGACGAATTAGACCAGGAGTTGGAACTGCTAGAATCGGAAAACTTGCAAAAGGAACACATTGCCCCTGTACCTCAGCAACAAATACAACAACCTTCAATAGACTTACCGTCTGTACCCGACGTCAAATTATCTACTCCAGAACTTAATAGTGCCCAAGCAGATGaggaagacgaagaagaggatgaagatgaacgTGCATTAAGAGAACTACAAGCTGAAATGGGATTGtag
- a CDS encoding uncharacterized protein (conserved hypothetical protein), translating into MDQQRITQQTPQWSIQSGASARAMKSASHARLTNNQQQLEIEYKTMKQENAKLKEVITTLKQEIDLYSRVMSRNSSQVGPTTATIPLQMETLLVNPKRRKTMCLGSSIKP; encoded by the coding sequence ATGGATCAGCAGAGGATCACACAGCAGACTCCTCAATGGAGCATACAGAGCGGTGCCAGTGCACGTGCTATGAAAAGTGCGTCGCATGCTAGGCTTACGAATAACCAGCAACAGCTGGAAATCGAATACAAGACCATGAAACAGGAAAATGCTAAGTTGAAAGAGGTTATAACGACGTTAAAGCAAGAAATTGACTTATATTCCAGAGTAATGTCGAGGAATTCTTCTCAGGTTGGTCCTACTACGGCAACGATACCGCTGCAGATGGAAACCTTACTTGTGAATCCAAAACGTAGGAAAACTATGTGTTTGGGAAGCAGTATTAAACCTTGA
- a CDS encoding uncharacterized protein (similar to uniprot|P32331 Saccharomyces cerevisiae YPR058W YMC1 Putative mitochondrial inner membrane transporter member of the mitochondrial carrier (MCF) family) → MSDELLITPQVVEDLTDLHGFRKTLKDVFSGTVGGVAQVLVGQPFDIIKVRLQTMPGNATAWEAITDLVKYEGFMGFYKGTMAPLVGVGACVSCQFGINEAMKRYFRDLNRSRGIYDNTLSLGQYYTCGFVSGSANALLATPIEHVRIRLQLQKEALANAEYKSTLDCTEKLLKQGSLMRGFTATLMRTSHGFGIYFLTYETLIASQLAHGFRREDISAWKACMFGALSGAFFWAMTYPFDVVKSVMQADKLVNPAYGTNVVQVAKNIYRERGLRAFTKGFMPTMLRSLPVNGATFAAFEVTMQMLK, encoded by the coding sequence ATGTCTGACGAATTATTGATCACTCCTCAAGTCGTCGAAGATTTGACTGATTTGCATGGGTTTCGGAAAACTTTAAAGGATGTATTTTCAGGTACTGTTGGTGGGGTAGCTCAAGTTCTAGTGGGGCAACcatttgatatcatcaaagTACGGTTACAAACTATGCCAGGGAACGCAACTGCTTGGGAAGCGATCACAGACCTAGTCAAATACGAAGGATTTATGGGATTCTATAAAGGAACTATGGCTCCACTTGTGGGTGTCGGCGCTTGTGTCTCTTGCCAGTTCGGTATTAACGAAGCCATGAAGAGATACTTCAGAGATTTGAACAGATCACGTGGTATTTACGATAACACATTATCCCTTGGTCAATATTATACGTGTGGGTTCGTTAGTGGGTCCGCTAATGCATTACTCGCGACTCCAATTGAACATGTCAGAATTAGATTACAATTACAAAAAGAGGCTCTAGCGAATGCAGAATATAAAAGTACCTTGGACTGCACTGAAAAGTTGTTGAAACAAGGATCTTTGATGCGTGGATTTACTGCTACTTTGATGAGGACTTCTCATGGGTTTGGTATCTATTTCTTGACTTACGAAACCTTGATAGCGTCCCAATTAGCCCATGGCTTCCGTAGAGAAGATATATCTGCTTGGAAGGCTTGTATGTTTGGTGCTCTTTCCGGTGCTTTCTTCTGGGCTATGACTTACCCATTCGATGTTGTCAAATCCGTTATGCAAGCTGATAAATTAGTTAACCCAGCTTACGGAACAAACGTGGTACAAGTCGCAAAAAACATCTATAGAGAGCGTGGTCTGAGAGCGTTCACCAAGGGGTTCATGCCTACCATGCTTCGGTCTTTGCCTGTCAACGGTGCCACTTTCGCGGCGTTTGAAGTCACCATGCAAATGTTAAAATAA
- the YKE4 gene encoding Zn(2+) transporter YKE4 (similar to uniprot|P40544 Saccharomyces cerevisiae YIL023C) produces the protein MIQAALLTVLSLGLRQAHGHASHHVTSHGHDHVHQNSFQQLNNGAVIQYLQLLFPFSAKYNAMLATLYLCALPCILVAIIPGFKRGGTKMVRLMVPFALGGILGDVFLHVLPELYHEGDPVDIGYGILYGFLSFMAIDKLLRVINMGSPNSHSHSHSHTHTFDDDHLKQSTEEDKKPTGTQSSRSKTNNKSLEVSTYLNMVTEFIHKAADGIAVSSSFYTSKYVGIMSFMAVVFHEVPHELGDFAVKLSSGLTFKQAIESELFTCLGSLTGAAIGCILNEMGKGNDELNNEEWTNKIMIITCGGFIYTSTVGVVPELLNISTNSRRKEITTTVIQIGCTLLGFYMMSIIE, from the coding sequence ATGATCCAAGCAGCACTATTAACGGTACTTAGCCTGGGATTAAGGCAAGCACATGGACATGCAAGTCATCATGTTACTTCACATGGTCATGATCACGTACACCAGAATAGTTTCCAACAATTGAACAACGGTGCCGTAATTCAATATCTGCAACTGCTGTTCCCATTCTCGGCAAAATACAATGCAATGCTCGCGACCCTCTATTTGTGTGCTCTTCCGTGTATCTTGGTGGCGATAATACCGGGGTTCAAAAGAGGTGGAACTAAAATGGTTCGACTCATGGTTCCATTCGCTCTTGGAGGAATCTTAGGGGACGTATTTTTACACGTTCTTCCAGAGCTATACCATGAGGGCGATCCTGTTGATATTGGATATGGAATTCTATATGGGTTCCTTTCCTTCATGGCGATCGATAAACTACTGAGGGTGATCAACATGGGCAGTCCAAACTCACATTCGCACTCACATTCGCACACACACACATTCGACGATGATCACTTGAAACAGTCGACAGAGGAAGATAAGAAGCCTACTGGCACTCAGAGTTCCAGGAGCAAGACCAATAACAAGTCTTTGGAGGTAAGTACGTATCTCAATATGGTTACTGAATTTATACACAAGGCTGCCGATGGTATCGCAGTATCCTCATCGTTCTACACATCAAAATACGTTGGGATAATGTCATTCATGGCCGTTGTATTTCACGAGGTTCCGCATGAATTAGGAGACTTTGCTGTAAAACTATCCAGTGGGTTGACTTTCAAACAAGCTATCGAATCTGAGCTATTTACATGCTTGGGATCATTGACTGGAGCTGCCATCGGATGTATATTAAATGAAATGGGCAAAGGTAATGACGAACTCAACAACGAGGAATGGACCAACAAGATCATGATTATAACATGTGGAGGGTTCATCTATACGAGCACAGTTGGCGTGGTACCAGAATTACTAAATATAAGTACCAACTCAAGACGAAAAGAGATCACAACTACTGTCATTCAAATCGGATGCACATTGCTGGGTTTCTACATGATGAGCATTATAGAATGA
- the TML25 gene encoding palmitoyl-(protein) hydrolase (similar to uniprot|Q12354 Saccharomyces cerevisiae YLR118C) — MPLNAVRVASKAQPAKNVILVFHGLGDSGSGWSFLAEYLQRSPAFAHTRFVFPNAPNMRIDANGGMSMPAWFNIYDWANPDARVDVEGIKSSLKVINSFIQEQIDDGISPENIILGGFSQGAALTLASTVTSPYKLGGFFALSGFCRLKKEDLDSIAENKNKDTPVFHGHGDQDPIIPIQYGSDAKKFFEKYFHLSDYDFKSYRGMAHSTSLEEMQDLVQFLSKALKL, encoded by the coding sequence ATGCCATTGAACGCTGTTAGAGTTGCCTCAAAGGCTCAACCTGCAAAGAACGTGATTCTTGTCTTCCATGGCCTAGGTGACTCAGGTTCGGGTTGGAGTTTCCTAGCTGAATACTTGCAAAGAAGCCCTGCTTTTGCGCATACAAGGTTTGTGTTCCCTAATGCTCCAAATATGAGAATCGATGCGAATGGAGGTATGTCTATGCCTGCTTGGTTCAATATTTACGACTGGGCGAATCCAGATGCCAGAGTAGACGTTGAAGGGAttaaatcttctttgaaagtaatTAACAGTTTCattcaagaacaaatcGATGATGGTATCTCACCCGAAAACATCATTCTTGGTGGGTTTTCGCAAGGCGCTGCATTGACTTTAGCTAGTACGGTTACTTCTCCTTATAAACTTGGTGGTTTCTTTGCACTATCAGGATTCTGTCgtttaaagaaagaagactTAGATTCAATTGCCGAAAATAAGAATAAAGATACACCAGTGTTCCACGGACATGGAGACCAGGACCCTATTATCCCAATTCAATACGGTTCAGACGCTAAGAAGTTTTTCGAAAAATATTTCCATCTGTCAGATtatgatttcaaatcataTAGAGGCATGGCTCACTCTACTTCTCTAGAAGAAATGCAagatttggttcaatttTTGAGCAAAGCTTTAAAACTTTGA